The Lynx canadensis isolate LIC74 chromosome A2, mLynCan4.pri.v2, whole genome shotgun sequence DNA segment ATGGGAAGTactctctcctcccaccacctTACGAGGAGTAAGAAAACAGCCACGGTGTGTCAGTCATTTGTCCTGATCCAGGCTCAGCCATAGCCTGTCCCAAATTCCTCAGGCTACCTAGAGGCACCTGGGACAGCGCCACTCCCATTTCGTGCCTGCGAAGCAACTACCCGAGTTCATACAGTTAGGGCTGTACGAGATGGGATTTAAAGCCAGTGCCACCAAGGCTTATGAACACCTCTCCCCTCACTCGTCTTCTGTGCTATTAGAGCTGACTTTATCgagcacttactacatgccaggtgcTGGTCTGAGCACCTTCCTTGTGATGAACAGGTGGCCACTGTCACGGGGGCGGGGGCTCAGAACTGAGTTTCAGGGAGgagcaaccccccacccccactgcaggGAGAAATAATAATTGCTCACCTGTCATGTCCATAAGTGAGTCTAGGAAACCCTATAtctggggaaactaaggcacaggaCATCATTCATCACAGCCAGAGACCCATGGACCGAGATTCCCCAGAAAGCTCttctcccttcacccattttcctccaccccctccaggcCTTCACTGTTCATAAAAGCACACTGCACTATGATTCCTTCCTATTCTGAATTCTCTGCTGATGCTGTCAAAATAAGAAGGATGGTGGTGACAAATTTAATAATAGCATCTACTACACATTAGGCGCTTGTGCTGTACCGTTGTCTAGCTGAACTCTCATAACAACCCCACGAGGGAAGAGAATGATCCCCATTTGAAGGTTCAGAGAGGGCAATCCACTTCTCCGAGGGCAACAGGAGGCCAAATGCAGCTCCTAAGGCCTGTGTTCGTTGTACGAAGCCCTGTTGCCCCAAACCACTTAGCAAATTCCAATCATAGTGAATtctcccagctcccctcccaTTGGTGAACGCCCTACCTTGGTGACATTTCTGTGCCTTGGGCCTTCCCTTGGCAGAGAAAGGTCCTGGAAGCTCCAAGTGGGGCCCTTTCGCTCCTGGACTTGTTTTCCACCCTCTGCAATGACCTTGTCAACTCGGCCCAGGGCTTCGTCTCCTCCACCTGGACATACTACCTGCAGACTGACAATGGGAAGGTGGTGGTGTTCCAGGTGAGGGGTCTGGCAGGGGCCACACCAGCGCGGTGGGTGGGTGATCAGGGTAAGAAGGTGGGATGCGTTGGTTCTTGGCTCATGGGATGCAAAGTCCTCAGGTGGTCAAGGTTCAGACGCAGCTAGATTCAGGGGTTCGCTGTCTCACTCGCCTCCTTGACTCTGCTTTTTTCTGTGGTGGCTTCATTTCCAGGCAAGCTCTTCCCTCCTGATAGCTGGGTAGATGCCCAAGGCTCTAGATTATAACCTCTCTGAAGTTTTAACTAAATTGGGACTTACTTTGATTGGCCCTGGCTGGGTCATGTGACCATCTCTCGGCCAATCCCTGTGATTCTATTGGCTTGGTCAGGAGCTAAAAAGGATGGGGTCAAGATGCATTGAGATGCCCACAATAGCAGGGAACCACATCCCTGATgtcacagcccagagccccacagaaGGGTGTCCTCCCTGCACCCAGTGGAACGATGTGCCAGTTGGGCATGGGACAACGTAGCCTTCATGGGCCAGAGATGTGCTTCCCAGGGCTGACGTGGTGACTTTCTAAGTGGCCCTTCTGtgctgtcttgttcttgacccaGACCCAGCCTGTGGTAGAGAACCTGGGGCATGAAGGGGCCCGTCTGCAGCGAGTAGAGGTGACCTGGCGGGGATCCCACCCTGAGGCCTTGGAGGTACACGTGGGTAAGTTCTGAGGCTAGACGCATGCTCCTTCCACAGGCAGCTCCACTGCCATAAGGCATCCTCCTGGAAAATGAACCTCTAGGAATGGGATTTCTGTCTCTCAACTCTTAGAATTGCTTGGTCCATCTCTCAGGGTTCTGTAGTCTGTTTCCCAGGATTCCATGCTCCATCTCCTAGAGTTCCATGGTCCATTTTCCCGGGTTCTGATCTATTCCAGGACTCTATGACCCATTGCCCTAGGTCCtggcttcctttctcctctccatgGCTGCTTTGATCTCTTGGGGGAGGTCTGGGAATTGCTAAGAGCAGACCTGTCTCAGACCCTGTAGGCCCCTTGGACAAAGTGAGGAAGGCCAAGATCCGAGTCAAGACCAGCAGTAAGGCCAAGGTGGAGTCCGATGAGCTGCAGGACAACGACTTCCTCAGTTGCATGTCCCGGTGGGTGACAGGACCCCGGGGGTGGGATGGGAGTGGAGCTGGAAGGGAGGGTCTCCCAAACCCCCACTAGGACCGCTGAGCGTGCCTTCTGGGTGGGTCAGGCGCTCAGGGCTCCCTCGCTGGATCCTGGCCTGctgcctcttcctttctgtgCTGGTGATGCTGTGGCTGAGCTGCTCCACCCTGGTGACCGCCCCTGGCCAACACCTCAAGTTTCAGGTGGGCGGGGCCCAGTGGAGGGGTGGGAGAAGGACTGCTGCCTGGTCCTGAATCGGGCCACCCACTCTCCCCTGGAGGCAGGGTCTcctgacttgctgtgtgacactgggcaagTTTCTTCACTTCCTTATGAGATGGGGGGAACGATGCCAACCCATAGTTGAGGTGACCTGAGATCAGGGGTGGGAAGGAGCCTTGGCAGGGTGGGAGCTCATTagccctccctccatccctcttcctccccctgcagcccctgACCCTGGAGCAGCACAAGGGCTTCATGGTAGAGCCAGACTGGCCCCTGTACCCTCCCCCGTCGCATGCTTTTGGGGACAGCCCCCCACCCTACAAGCTGAAGCTGGACCTGACCAAGCTGTAGGtgtccatccacccatgcatTGCCAAGTGCAGGGGCTCCGCGAGCCTCGCTTGCCCTGTGCCCAGGAGTCCAGGCCAGGGTGGGACCATCCTTGGGCTCCTCTACCCCCGATCCTTCTTCTTTCCCCAGTCCCACTCCTTGCCCCTCCGGGCCCTGGGATTGCCACGCCCCCAATAGGGGGGTGGGATCTGGCCTTggttcctccctgcccccccttccccagagTGTGCTACTTTTGTCTTCTATCTTGTAGCTTCTTGAGTATTTGAGCCCCAGTTCTGTgctgccttcctctttcctctttcctccccttttgGAGGGTGGGGGCTGAAGGCACAGGGGAGCCACCTTGTGCTAGGGCCCCCTCCTTTTACCCACCTCACCTCCGGAGATCCAGTCCCAAGAGAGGAGGCCCCTGAGAGAGGAGGTGGTGGGCAGCTCCATGCTGGGAGGGCGGCTGAGACTGGGGTTGCAGCATGGGGGTCGGGAGGAATAAACCATgtatataaaagatattttggactgagcctgcttctgtctgtctttccatCTGTCCTTGGAAGAATAGCCTGGGCATGGCCAGGACCCCGGTCCACTTGGAGATGGGGACAGCCCTGGCAACTCCCTGTGGCTTGAGGAAGGACAGCCCCTCTGCTGCCCAGCCCACATCACACTTCTGACTAGGGATGTCCCGAGAAAAGTGGCCTTTGCTACCTGCTTGGCCTGGATGGGTCAGTACCCTTTCTTGCCTCCCTTTTAGGGTCCCTTCTGTGAGATGCACAGGTAGAGGCTTGAGGGGGGGATGTTTGTTACTGTTGTGGCCATCAGGGTTCCATTGCCCTTTCTTTTGGGGACGGAGTTCTGCTCCACTGGGAGCAGCTTCAGGGCACTGACCTTGGGTCTTATCCCCTTCCCTATCCAAGGGATCCATCCTTGGCatgaaaaaatttgtttaatgtttatgtatttctgagagagagagagagagagagagagagagagagagagagagagacagagcatgatgagctggggaggggcagagtgacagaacgagagggagacacagaatccgaagcgggctccaggctccgagctgtcagcacagagcccgacaccaggctcaaactcacgaaccatgagatcatgacctgagctgaagttggacccttaactgactgagccacccaggcgcccccatacttgGCACGCTTACCCCGTACTTTGCATTTCAGGAGGCTTGCAGGACAAGAGCAGCCTCCCCCCATGAGGCCACGGCCATGGCTCTCCATCCTTCCTGTCCATTCTGCTGACTCCCTGA contains these protein-coding regions:
- the TMEM59L gene encoding transmembrane protein 59-like isoform X1 produces the protein MASVALMPLLLLLLLQPPPATPAPSARDPFAPQLGDTQSCQLRCRDRYPGPQLSQAELEEEDPTESPYEYDRAVLISACERGCRLFSICRFVARSSKPNATQTECEAACVEAYVKETEQQACSEGCWSQNPEPEPEPEPEPEQKRKVLEAPSGALSLLDLFSTLCNDLVNSAQGFVSSTWTYYLQTDNGKVVVFQTQPVVENLGHEGARLQRVEVTWRGSHPEALEVHVDPVGPLDKVRKAKIRVKTSSKAKVESDELQDNDFLSCMSRRSGLPRWILACCLFLSVLVMLWLSCSTLVTAPGQHLKFQPLTLEQHKGFMVEPDWPLYPPPSHAFGDSPPPYKLKLDLTKL
- the TMEM59L gene encoding transmembrane protein 59-like isoform X2, which codes for MASVALMPLLLLLLLQPPPATPAPSARDPFAPQLGDTQSCQLRCRDRYPGPQLSQAELEEEDPTESPYEYDRAVLISACERGCRLFSICRFVARSSKPNATQTECEAACVEAYVKETEQQACSEGCWSQNPEPEPEPEPEPEQKTQPVVENLGHEGARLQRVEVTWRGSHPEALEVHVDPVGPLDKVRKAKIRVKTSSKAKVESDELQDNDFLSCMSRRSGLPRWILACCLFLSVLVMLWLSCSTLVTAPGQHLKFQPLTLEQHKGFMVEPDWPLYPPPSHAFGDSPPPYKLKLDLTKL